TGAGATTAATGGTTATACACATCATTATCTCGAGAGATGATGTTGGGGGAGAAGATCCCACATTAGAAATATATAAGGGATTTGGGTCATTCCATTAATAGTTGGTTTTAAGTCGGAAGTCGAATAAACTTGTCAATTTGTAACGTCCAATTATTTTTTTCAAATTTAATTCGTCAAGTAAGATCTTCTCTCTTTGACAAACAAAACTCTTCTTGGTTTTCTTTTATCTTGGAGTTCATAACATATGAACTAAAATCCGAGTTATAACTTTGACAAACGTTCGAATATTCATCTATTTGTCCAGCGATCATGTCAACAATATTTTATCGGCCGGCCATATGCGACTGAGAGAGTGAGTAGTTGATCTAAGACTAAGATAATTCGCTAAGGTTGTCATAACGATGATGCGTGTAAAATACGAGAACGAGGATCAAAAAGATATAAACGATAACAACGGCTCTGTCTCATGTGGTATAAATAACAATCTCCTACGTATTTCAAAAGTCAAAAGATGTGATGGAGTTGGCAAGATAGTAACATACCTTATTTTACGATTGGCTTTTCCGATTGATTTTTTGGGATTTTTACAACAAAAATATCTCCGTTCAAACACAAAATGGCAATTTTTAAAAGTGTATTTAGAAACAATTAACTGTAGTGATCTATGAGAAAAAGAATTAGAAAATTTGAGAATTTAAAGTACTTTAATCAAAAAATATCCCATCACTTAAAAATAAAATTAATATTTTAATAAAAATTATTTCAAACCATTGCGATATCCATCCAAAAATATTTCAAATGGATGTCTCAGTAATTTGATATATTCACTCAGTAAAATACTATTTTTTTTAAGTGATGAAATACATATTATATTTTTGGTGCATCTATTCTATTAAAACACAAGTGTGACCTATTGTTGTTAGTTGAGTCCAATAAATATTTTCCATGATACCTACCTTTTGATATGATAACTGTATATAAGAAAAATACAAACTTTATACGATAACCACCGCATCAGTTAACCTAATAACCACCACATCAGTTCTCACCTAACTGCATCAATATATTTGGGCCATAAACATTTAATTTACAAAATCTATTAAAATTGGGCCATGGACTTTGATTTACATAATTCATTTATAATTGGTATACAAATTATTATGTGTAATAATAATGTAATTATAATTATATGCGAAATTAAATCATGTTTAATTTTTATTTTTATTTTATTTATTTAATCTATCTGTTTAATTACTATTTTTTTACTAAACAAAACTGTAACAATATTTTGTTATTTTTTAACAAAATAACAGTTTGAAAATAAAGTACCATATTGACGTGTTAAAGGCTATGACACAAATGTATAATTTAACAATATAATAAATTCAATACAATTATACAAATACTTTACTAATCATTTTTTTAAATTACGCAAATACGTTTGTTGATAAAAACACAAGTATGATTACAAAAATACATATATATTACAAGGAAAGAAATAAATATATAAATTTAATTTTAAATAATATATACAAATAATATACCCGCCCTCTCTAGTATGCTCTTAAAACCAAAAAGTTGAAAATATTAAACGACCAAAACGACATATATTATCACACGCTACACTGGTCTAAGCGCATGTGAGATACTTTTTTTTTAATATTAGTAAAATATATAAAACCGTTCCGAACCGGAAATCCGGTATCTATTACAACTTTGAATCCGGCAAAATAACAGTTTAGACCATCTCCAACTAGATCCCTTACACAAACCTGATTGTAGGTGATATTTGAGTTGGTAAGCAAGCTGATTTCAAAGATTCTCCATTACATTTCATCTGTACCCACATGGATAAAAGTTTATTGCCTTACGATCTATTTGAATAAACAGAAAGAGAATTTATTCGTGGATTAATCTGAAAGAGCGTAAATTTTTTAGATTTTCGTTTTTAAAAACCGATATGTAAACATGTTGAATAACACAACGAGTGAAAATCGTGAGTATACTACTCATAGGCCCTTAATTAATGTATCAACGATCTACAATCGGGTCCCGTGTTAGCAAAAATTAAACGATCTAAATTAGGGACTGAGTGAAATATTAATAGACTGTTTAGAAACTGGACTATCATAGTAAAGCCCAAAACAAGAAGCCCGGCCCATACCAGTTAACACAGTTCATTATTAGACAGATGTTCTGCAAGAGACGGCGGTAGAAAGGAAGGAAGCGATGGTGTTCTTTATGTCGTATCCGCCGACACGGCGGCAGATGATGGTGTCTGTTGGGTTTTTCGCGGCGGGTGTTTCTCTCTTCGCAGCCGGAGCGTATCTATCACTCGAAAATATAGGACCGCAGCAAGCTCGCGTCAAGGCTCGGAACCAGTTCGTTAAAGATCGAATCAGGAAATGGCTCGACGATTAGAGCTAAGGAATCCCTTTGGTGCTGATTCTCACTGTAATTTTAGATTTTGAAGTGAAGGGTTCGTTAAGGGTTAAGCGATCTGAATCTCCAGTTTAATGACAATTCGTGCGTTTATGTTAAATATCGAAAAGCTCGTACATTGTTAAAAGTTTCAAGCTTTTTTTACTTACATATGAAGAATCAATCTTGAGAAAACGAGTGAACTTAGACAATGTATGTAGATCATTAGTACCAATCTGGAAGTTACTTAGTCTCGGACACGAGATGAGATGGTCTTTTGAAGAAGCATTGTTTGGTTTATGAGCTTGTGTTGTGTTTCATTTAGATAACCTTTAGGCTCAACCTCCTTACATCTTCCTCTTTATGAAGAAAGGTTTTACCTTGGCGTTGACGTTCTCCCACTGTTGCCCAGTTTCTTGTTCAAGCTCTCTAACCTTGTCCAGCTATTCCACGCCGCTTTCTCTTCAGCAAAAGGCTTCATCACGTAGCTAATGTCATTGCTTTCCGGTTCCTGTTCGTGGCTCTTTCAAGCTCAGAATGCAAAGCAAATCAGAGACGAGGGACATGCTAGAAGATGAGCGGTCTTCTTGTTGAGTCTGAGAAGCTCTTTTGATGTTGTGAGAGCATTAACCGTGTTTTGACTACTACAAACAAACTAATCATAACAGATTCAGTATCACTATCTCCTAGTTGCTTATGGCCTTGCATGTAAATAATGTATGTGTGGATATCAAAACATAGATCGTATACTTCCAAAGTCCAATGGTTAAGCACACAAATACACTAATCAGTCAGACCCAAACTTAAGCCTAGTAAAGAACTCTAGACCTACGGCAGTGATCAATCTTCAAACTTCGAACAATTTTTTCCTTACTAATTGTGTATTCATTTTATTAAACTAAGATCGTTAGTTCAACAAGATGTCGATGGCTTAATACTCTCATGAGTCTATATCTATTAGAAGTATTTTAGGTCTTTTCAGTTAGAATATTTGGCAACAAAACTGCACCAATACTTTTTAAGTTTATTGTCTTGCCTCATCAATTTGTGCTTTATGTCATACAAATAGTATAAAAAATCTACTATGATGTGTAATGGCTTTTCGTTTAAATTGATACGATCTTCTTCTTTTTCGTTTTAAATGAAAATTTTATTCCTCTTTTCATTTGTTTTTTTCCTCTTACAAAGACATCATTTAACTGATATTATCTTCTTTTGCTTCGAGCATTGCATTTTCTTCATCTTTTTACCATTTCATATTTTCTTATAAGTAATTATCTTTTTCAATAAAAAATAAAAAGACAAATATCATAAATAGAAAAAATACGAATGAAGATAATCCAAAGCGTGAGGTTGGCTTTCGGATAAACACAGATATTGTCTCCATTTTCTTTGGAAATTTTGGGATCATGGGCGTTGTGGGACCAATTCTCTCTCAGCCTGCTACTGCCATAGTGTGGACCCAATTTAAAAGTCCACTCATATTTATTTATTTATTGACTTTTTCACCATCTCAAGTGAAAACCACAAATATACTTTGATGGATCGGTTTGTTTAAAAGATACTCCATCTCTTTCTAAATAGATGATGTTTTAGAAAGTTTTTAATGTTTCAAAATAGATAATGTTTTCATATATCAATGCACTTTTTCAATTTATCAAAAACTGTGTAACCAATGATATTTTGTAGTCTGTTTTGTGATTGGTTGAATAACTTTTAAATTATATTTTAATGATATTTTTAAGATAAAAAACAAGTTTCTTAATAGTTGTGCACAATCTTAAAACTTCATGTATTTTGAAATAGAAGGACTATAATTTTCTGTTAATTTTCTTTTGTGTTAATATTTTGTGGCATACCACAAAAGAGGTGCTATCAAAAATTCATCAAAAAATAATATTGTTATTATTTGTTTCATCCATGTGGGCGTGAGTATGATTATGTTGTGTATACCAAATTTTAATTATATAACTAAAAATTTTCGAATTCTTAGTATTGTCGTTGTTTTTTTTTTGGTGAATACAAGGGAGGAAAACCTCTCAAGTTTAATTTATTTCAAAACAAAAAAAACGTACTACTCGACCACATGCCTCAACTTAGGCGGGCCTGAACCATCCCCAATCAACAAGAGACTAACTTCTACTGGAACAACATAAAAAATATGAAATCCTAACGGTAGAGAAAAAGCATAAGTAGCCAAACCATCTGCAAGACCATTAGCTTCTCTGTAGACGTGTTTAAAGCGGACTATCCAGTCCCTAGAGATAAAGCCATAGCACAATCGTACTAGGAAGGACAAAGGATGCGTCTCCCCGTAGCAAGCCCTGGATCCCCACGCAAAACCCCATCCGTATTCACCATAAACCATCCTGTTGGCGGTTTCTCCCACTTAATCCACCTCTCTACTCTCGTTATCCTCACCGCTTCTTTCTTCGCACTGCACATGTTGATTTCCTTGGCCTGTTCTTTAACAAACTGCACTCGGTCCCTACACAGTCGCTTCATCCCAAAGACGTTCCCACACCGCCACTTCCAAGCCCACCAAATTGCTACTGCAAAAAGAACTACCCAAGGACCCGTCTCAGTTTTAACCTCCGAGCTCGAAAGGTTATCATAAGTCCATTCAAACAGAGACTGCCGAAAGAAACTTTGCCTCTTAACCCTCGGTATAATACGGTCCCATATACCTTGCATAGCTGGACAATCCCTAAGAACATGAATTATCGACTCCACACCCCCTCTACACACTTGGCAGACATTAGAAACCCCAATATGCCTTCGAAATCTCTCCTCATTTGTCATGATAGCTTGCTGAGAAACCAGCCACAAGAAAACGCGTATTCTCTCCGGTGGTACTTTCAGCCTCCATATACAGTTATAAAACTGTTCCATATCCTGTGTAAGGACATTTTCTCTTGTTAACAGTGCATAAGCTGATGCAACTGAGAAACTACCATCCCGAGTCTCTCCCCAGACCAACTTATCCCTAGCTCTTGTTACTGTGTCGAGAACCACTGATCTAAGTTCCAGCCTCTTATCCTCATCAACATACTGCCCAATAACATCAAAATTCCATCCCCTATCCGCCTGCCACAACTCATTAGCCTTGATATTCATGAGCGCGTCTGGAAGATGTCCATGCACAGAATCTACCAGAGCTTCATTACCCAACCACTTATCCGTCCAAAAACGAGTGCTTGCACCATCACCAACAACCCAAGCATAACCCTTTACGATCACCTCTAAGATTCCGAGCCCCACACTCCGCATAGTCGAAGACCATGAGCCAGTAGAAGCAAGCCAAGATAAATCTTGTAAATCACCGACGTTAAATCAAGTATTGTCGTTGTTTTAATCTTGAACTATAAGAATTTACTGTGTTTTAAGTTTCATGAATACATTTATATTTGTTAATTTAATTATAATTATATTTTTTGTGTTAAAAGTTTGGTTATACATTTTTTGTTTAGATATTAGAAGATTAAGCGTCAAACTCATTGTTAACCAAATCTAT
This sequence is a window from Brassica oleracea var. oleracea cultivar TO1000 chromosome C1, BOL, whole genome shotgun sequence. Protein-coding genes within it:
- the LOC106297686 gene encoding uncharacterized protein LOC106297686 — its product is MVFFMSYPPTRRQMMVSVGFFAAGVSLFAAGAYLSLENIGPQQARVKARNQFVKDRIRKWLDD